The proteins below are encoded in one region of Naumovozyma castellii chromosome 6, complete genome:
- the GGA1 gene encoding ubiquitin-binding protein (ancestral locus Anc_5.416), with the protein MSSGIYLSDQPARRAQAPSNPLIRKIQRACRMSLPEPDLALNLDVADYINDKQGAAPRDAAITIVKLINNRDTHTAIFALSLLDVLVKNCGYPFHLQISRKEFLNELVKRFPEHPPMRYSKVHRLILTAIEEWYQTICKHSSYKDDLGYIRDMRRLLKYKGYAFPKIHEENLAVMRETETLKTQSEIQKEQEIAQAAKLEELIRRGKPDDLREANKLMKVMAGFKEDNAKQARKKIVTELNKLKRKADLLNEMLSSSNNPDIQNETVEELYGALKGAQPKFQKIIEEEHEDDSLVQDLLKFNDTVNQTLEKYNLLKIGNSSAASQIHPDAMSNAPTSNGGALAHEINLLDFDDDVPAAPATTSSPTPGITHANNNGPMDDLLGDLNDLAITSPAPSQNFGLGGSISLGGMGQPTTSVSTGDNTMDLLGGISATPSSTTQTNNSFDLLGTFSNSGESKSESERVLVNKSNALKIEFELTRESDSTIKLKSFISNLTMDSITNLTFAIAIPKSMTLRLEPQSKDSLGSLEVDGITQEAWVDNALASATKPLKVKWKVQYNVNGNDTQETAVFALPKV; encoded by the coding sequence ATGTCTAGTGGAATTTATCTATCCGACCAGCCCGCCAGAAGGGCACAAGCTCCTAGCAACCCATTGATAAGAAAGATTCAAAGGGCATGTAGAATGTCGCTACCTGAGCCAGATTTGGCTTTGAATTTGGATGTCGCAGATTATATCAACGACAAGCAAGGTGCTGCCCCCAGAGATGCTGCCATTACTATCgttaaattaattaataacaGGGACACACATACCGCTATATTCGCGTTATCGTTGTTAGATGTCTTGGTGAAGAACTGTGGTTACCCATTCCATTTGCAAATATCTAGAAAGGAATTCTTGAACGAATTGGTCAAGAGGTTCCCGGAACATCCACCAATGAGATACTCTAAAGTTCATAGATTAATTTTGACCGCTATTGAAGAGTGGTACCAGACCATTTGCAAGCATTCGAGTTATAAAGATGATCTAGGTTACATTAGAGATATGAGaagattattgaaatataagGGTTATGCCTTCCCAAAGATCCATGAGGAAAACTTGGCTGTGATGAGAGAAACTGAAACATTGAAAACTCAAAGTGAAATTCAAAAGGAGCAGGAAATTGCACAAGCTgccaaattggaagaattaattAGACGTGGTAAACCAGATGACTTAAGAGAGGCCAACAAATTAATGAAAGTTATGGCAGGttttaaagaagataatGCAAAGCAGGccagaaaaaaaattgttacagaattaaacaaattgaaacGTAAGGCCGATTTGTTGAATGAAATGTTATCCAGCTCTAACAATCCTGACATACAAAACGAAACTGTCGAAGAATTATATGGTGCCTTGAAGGGTGCGCAAcctaaatttcaaaagataatCGAGGAGGAACATGAGGACGATTCTCTGGTACAGGATTTGTTGAAGTTCAATGATACTGTGAATCAAactttggaaaaatataatctaTTAAAGATTGGAAATTCAAGTGCTGCATCTCAAATTCATCCGGATGCTATGTCCAATGCACCAACATCTAATGGGGGTGCATTAGCACATGAAATCAACCTTTTAGATTTTGATGACGATGTTCCAGCGGCTCCTGCAACAACATCTTCACCCACTCCAGGTATCACACATGCAAACAATAACGGACCGATGGACGATTTACTTGGTGACTTAAATGATTTGGCAATTACTTCCCCAGCACCTTCCCAAAATTTTGGACTTGGTGGTAGTATCTCGTTAGGTGGTATGGGACAACCAACCACTAGCGTCAGTACTGGCGATAACACAATGGATCTATTGGGTGGTATTAGTGCTACACCATCTTCTACTACACAGACAAACAATTCATTTGATTTACTAGGGACCTTCTCTAATTCCGGAGAGTCAAAATCAGAAAGTGAAAGAGTACTTGTGAACAAATCTAACGCTTTGaagattgaatttgaattaacaAGAGAATCTGACTCTACAATCAAGTTGAAATCTTTTATTTCTAACTTGACTATGGACTCTATAACAAATTTAACTTTTGCAATTGCCATTCCAAAATCTATGACTTTAAGGTTGGAACCGCAATCAAAGGATTCTCTTGGCAGCCTGGAAGTTGATGGTATAACTCAAGAGGCGTGGGTAGATAATGCATTGGCCTCAGCTACCAAACCGCTGAAAGTGAAATGGAAGGTTCAATACAATGTGAATGGTAATGATACTCAAGAGACTGCAGTGTTTGCATTGCCAAAAGTTTAA
- the CNL1 gene encoding Cnl1p (ancestral locus Anc_5.415) — protein sequence MPNEGSDKVEQGLDADPLGIDKLSVDYDYLLYKIRDHVESIQLQTTQLCRTQNELVTNEIVENIIDRNISEFKLLLEKCEELENHFDMLDQIAIITESFNDRISAIIADYKQIKRR from the coding sequence ATGCCAAATGAGGGAAGTGATAAGGTAGAGCAAGGATTAGACGCAGACCCCTTGGGAATCGATAAGCTGAGCGTCGATTACGACTATCTGTTGTACAAGATCCGCGACCATGTGGAATCCATTCAACTGCAGACCACACAGCTCTGTAGGACACAGAATGAACTTGTCACGAATGAAATAGTcgaaaatattattgacaGGAACATCTCCGAATTTAAGCTTCTGTTGGAGAAATGTGAAGAATTGGAGAACCATTTCGACATGTTAGACCAAATTGCAATCATTACAGAATCCTTCAATGATAGGATATCTGCGATTATAGCAGATTATAAGCAAATCAAAAGGAGGTAG